A stretch of Arachis hypogaea cultivar Tifrunner chromosome 15, arahy.Tifrunner.gnm2.J5K5, whole genome shotgun sequence DNA encodes these proteins:
- the LOC112748850 gene encoding guanine nucleotide exchange factor SPIKE 1-like — MTVMFVGSHWRISLDASFQKWAHTSAVGARAACYHDEIKLPSCHVDTTPTSVYFFMLICKQNLKLEASSDGYAALFIVTCSTLLSGKTHKIQSSFPRLFFLDMLRSEITLPIMKELVPHYLQDMGRDLGTILDVLNSLFGTMSIAILEWNGYADITFTLAINSLKNVDSTALLQFLHPILNMLLHLIGNGGETLQVAAFRAMVNIVTRVQQESVDDAERNHFLVNYVDYAFDDFGGRQPPVYPGLSTVWGSLARSKAKGYRVGPVYDDVLAMAWFFLELIVKSMALEKTRLFYHSIPIGEDIPPMQLKDGVFRCIMQLYDCLLTEVHERCKKGLSLAKRLNSSLAFFCYDLLSIVEPRQVFELVSLYLDKFSGVCQSVLHECKLTFLQIICDHDLFVEMPGRDPSDRNYLSSVLIQELFLTWDHEDLSLRAKAARILVVLLCKHEFDVRYQKPEDKLYIAQLYFPLIGQILDEMPVFYNLNSVEKREVAIVILQIVRNLDDGSLVKAWQQSIARTRLFFKLMEECLLLFEHKKPADGMLLGSSSRNPVGEAPASPKYSDRLSPAINSYLSEASRQEVRPQGTPDNGYLWQRVNSQLSSPSQPYSLREALAQAQSSRIGASAQALRESLHPLLRQKLELWEENLSASVSLQVLEMTEKFSMMAASHSIATDYGKLDCITAVFMSFLSRNQPLTFWKAFFPIFNCVFDLHGATLMARENDRFLKQVTFHLLRLAVFRNENIRKRAVVGLQILVRSSFYFFMQTARLRVMLIITLSELMSDVQVTQMRSDGSLEESGEARRLRKSLDEVKDETKSASLLYECGLPETTLLTIPDKMTENRWSWSEVTYLSNSLLLALDASLEHALLAPVMSMDRYAAAESFYKLAMAFAPVPDLHIMWLLHLCDAHQEMQSWAEAAQCAVAVAGVVMQALVARNDGVWSKDHVAALRKICPMVSSEISSEASAAEVEGYGASKLTVDSAVKYLQLANKLFLQAELFHFCASILELVIPVYKSRRAYGQLAKCHTLLTNIYESIVGQESSPIPFTDATYYRVGFYGDRFGKLDKKEYVYREPRDIRLGDIMEKLSHIYESRMDGNHTLHIIPDSRQVKSEELQPGVCYLQITAVDPVMEDEDLGSRRERIFSLSTGSVRARVFDRFLFDTPFTKNGKTQGGLEDQWKRRTVLQTEGSFPALVNRLLVTKSESLEFSPVENAIGMIETRTAALRNELEEPRSSEGDQLPRLQSLQRILQGSVAVQVNSGVLSVCTAFLSGEPATRLRSQELQQLIAALLEFMAVCKRAIRVHFRLIGEEDQDFHTQLVNGFQSLTAELSHYIPAILSEL, encoded by the exons GCTGCGATCAGAAATAACTCTTCCAATCATGAAAGAGTTGGTTCCTCACTATCTCCAGGATATGGGACGG GATTTAGGTACCATTTTAGATGTCTTGAACTCATTATTTGGGACTATGTCTATTGCCATACTTGAATGGAACGGATATGCAgacat AACATTTACATTG GCTATTAATAGTTTGAAGAATGTTGATTCCACTGCTTTACTTCAGTTTCTTCACCCAATCCTTAACATGCTGCTTCATCTTATTGGCAATGGGGGAGAAACACTCCAG GTTGCAGCTTTCCGTGCAATGGTTAACATTGTTACCAG GGTGCAGCAGGAATCAGTTGATGATGCTGAAAGAAATCATTTTCTAGTCAACTATGTTGATTATGCTTTTGATGACTTTGGTGGTCGTCAACCACCAGTATACCCTGGTTTGTCCACTGTTTGGGGAAGCTTGGCTCGAAGTAAG GCTAAAGGCTACCGTGTTGGACCTGTGTATGATGATGTTTTGGCAATGGCATGGTTTTTTCTGGAGCTAATTGTTAAATCAATGGCATTGGAGAAGACTCGCCTCTTTTATCATAGTATTCCAATAG GAGAAGATATACCACCAATGCAGCTGAAGGATGGTGTGTTTAGATGTATAATGCAGTTGTATGATTGCCTTCTTACTGAGGTGCATGAACGTTGTAAGAAGGGTTTAAGTTTGGCAAAGCGCTTGAACAGTAGTTTGGCCTTTTTCTGTTATGATCTTCTATCCATTGTTGAGCCTCGTCAAGTTTTCGAGTTG GTATCATTATATCTCGATAAGTTCTCTGGCGTATGCCAATCAGTTCTTCATGAGTGCAAACTTACCTTTCTGCAAATCATTTGTGATCATGATCTATTTGTGGAAATGCCTGGGAGAGACCCTTCAGATAG GAACTACCTTTCTTCTGTATTAATACAAGAACTCTTTCTTACATGGGATCATGAAGATTTGTCTTTACGGGCAAAG GCAGCAAGAATCCTGGTAGTGCTGTTGTGCAAGCATGAGTTTGATGTGAGGTACCAGAAGCCTGAAGATAAGTTGTATATCGCTCAGCTATATTTCCCTCTAATTGGACAG ATTTTAGATGAAATGCCTGTTTTCTACAACCTGAATTCTGTTGAGAAGCGTGAAGTGGCAATTGTGATTTTACAAATAGTTAGAAACCTTGATGATGGATCACTTGTGAAGGCATGGCAGCAAAGCATTGCCCGGACAAGATTGTTTTTCAAGCTCATGGAGGAATGCTTATTGCTATTTGAG CACAAAAAACCTGCTGATGGAATGCTACTTGGCTCCAGTTCTCGCAACCCTGTAGGGGAGGCACCTGCTTCCCCAAAATACTCTGATAGACTCTCTCCTGCAATTAACAGCTATTTGTCTGAGGCCTCTAGACAGGAAGTAAGG CCTCAGGGAACACCCGATAATGGCTATTTATGGCAGAGAGTGAATTCCCAGTTAAGTTCCCCCAGCCAGCCGTATTCTTTAAGAGAAGCACTAGCTCAAGCACAGTCTTCTAGGATTGGAGCTTCTGCTCAAGCACTCAGAGAATCTTTACATCCACTTTTGAGACAGAAATTG GAACTTTGGGAGGAAAATTTGAGTGCTTCCGTCAGCCTTCAGGTTTTGGAAATGACTGAAAAATTCTCCATGATGGCAGCCTCTCACAGCATTGCTACTGATTATGGAAAACTGGATTGCATCACTGCTGTATTCATGAGCTTTTTATCTAGAAATCAGCCACTGACATTTTGGAAAGCATTTTTTCCTATATTTAATTGTGTTTTTGATTTACACGGGGCAACTCTGATGGCGAGGGAAAATGATCGTTTTCTAAAGCAAGTCACTTTCCATCTTCTTCGGCTTGCAGTCTTCCGAAATGAGAACATCAGGAAAAGGGCAGTCGTTGGGCTTCAAATACTTGTGAGG agttctttttatttctttatgcAGACAGCAAGGTTGAGAGTCATGTTGATTATCACATTATCAGAGCTAATGTCTGATGTGCAAGTTACTCAGATGAGATCTGATGGAAGCCTAGAAGAAAGTGGTGAAGCACGGCGACTTAGAAAGTCATTGGATGAAGTGAAGGATGAGACTAAAAGTGCTTCCCTATTATATGAGTGTGGATTACCTGAGACTACTCTTCTAACCATACCAGATAAAATGACAGAGAATAGGTGGTCCTGGTCAGAGGTGACATATCTGTCCAACAGTCTTCTTTTGGCCCTTGATGCTAGTTTGGAGCATGCACTATTG GCCCCTGTGATGAGTATGGATAGGTATGCTGCTGCAGAAAGCTTCTATAAACTGGCAATGGCGTTTGCTCCAGTCCCTGATCTTCACATTATGTGGTTGCTTCATCTCTGTGATGCGCACCAGGAAATGCAGTCATGGGCTGAAGCTGCTCAGTGTGCAGTAGCTGTCGCTGGTGTTGTTATGCAG GCCCTTGTTGCCAGAAATGATGGTGTTTGGAGCAAAGACCATGTTGCTGCTTTGCGAAAGATTTGCCCTATGGTCAGCAGTGAAATCTCCTCAGAAGCCTCTGCAGCAGAGGTAGAGGGATATGGTGCTTCTAAACTGACAGTTGACTCTGCTGTAAAGTATCTTCAGCTTGCTAATAAGCTCTTCTTACAAGCTGAACTTTTCCATTTCTGTGCAAGCATTCTGGAACTTGTGATCCCAGTTTATAAAAGCAGGAGGGCATACGGACAGCTGGCTAAATGTCACACACTGCTTACCAATATCTATGAGTCAATAGTTGGACAGGAATCTAGTCCAATTCCATTTACTGATGCAACATACTACAGGGTTGGGTTTTACGGTGACAGATTTGGGAAACTCGACAAAAAAGAGTATGTATATCGCGAGCCTCGTGATATACGTCTAGGTGACATCATGGAAAAACTTAGTCACATATATGAGTCTAGGATGGATGGTAATCACACTTTACATATTATACCGGACTCTAGACAAGTAAAGTCAGAGGAGTTACAACCTGGTGTCTGCTACCTTCAGATTACTGCGGTTGATCCGGTCATGGAAGATGAGGATTTAGGAAGCAGAAGAGAGAGAATTTTCTCCCTTTCTACTGGGAGTGTGCGAGCTCGAGTCTTTGACCGGTTTTTGTTTGATACCCCCTTCACAAAAAATGGCAAGACTCAAGGTGGGTTGGAAGACCAGTGGAAGAGACGCACTGTACTTCAGACTGAGGGTTCATTTCCAGCTTTAGTAAATAGGCTTTTGGTAACTAAATCCGAGTCACTTGAATTCTCTCCTGTAGAGAATGCAATTGGAATGATTGAAACACGAACAGCTGCATTAAGAAATGAACTTGAAGAGCCTCGTAGTTCGGAGGGTGATCAACTTCCCAGACTACAGTCTCTACAGAGAATCCTGCAAGGCAGCGTCGCAGTACAA GTCAATAGCGGAGTCTTGAGTGTCTGTACTGCCTTTTTGTCTGGGGAACCTGCAACGAGGTTGCGATCACAGGAACTGCAGCAGCTTATAGCTGCACTTCTTGAGTTCATGGCTGTTTGTAAGCGCGCCATCCGAGTGCATTTCAGATTGATTGGCGAGGAAGATCAGGATTTCCACACACAACTTGTAAATGGATTCCAGTCTCTGACCGCGGAGTTATCACATTATATTCCAGCCATTCTTTCCGAACTCTAG